The Streptomyces sp. NBC_01689 genome includes a window with the following:
- a CDS encoding PP2C family protein-serine/threonine phosphatase, with protein MPGPLPLPAGRDDPVQRQKLLRARGRSVAWVPPALLLGGIAAADWNTSGAFRMISWIVLVPGIAAALCGVWGTAAFACLSMLTYFAVDRSWSYQYRTGLADFILVALGSLLAILACGVRVRGERRMLHMLDVVETTRRTVLRPMPAGWGGLDHAAVYLAADSEARVGGDFYDIQPGPRGTRLLLGDVQGKGLGAVEAAAALLGTFREAAFHEPALDTVADRLEVRMLRHVRYRAALGRDDRDRFATGILVGFPQDDRDTVEFVNFGHEPPLVVAPDGVRDLPPGHGLPLGLAALTDDRPLVLTAVLAPGETLLLVTDGVTEARDADGVFFPLRDRVAGALAADPATADPERLVELVRDGTLRHCGGHLSDDTTIFAVRRRPGGATTGGGIGGIGGRRRGVGRSGRGTGGRGTGGRGWRGGGSADGGGGAGSRP; from the coding sequence ATGCCCGGCCCGCTGCCGCTCCCGGCCGGGCGGGACGACCCCGTCCAGCGGCAGAAACTCCTGAGAGCGCGCGGCCGCAGCGTCGCCTGGGTGCCGCCCGCGCTGCTGCTCGGCGGGATCGCGGCGGCCGACTGGAACACCTCGGGCGCGTTCCGGATGATCTCGTGGATCGTGCTCGTCCCGGGCATCGCGGCGGCGCTGTGCGGAGTGTGGGGCACGGCGGCCTTCGCCTGCCTCTCGATGCTCACCTACTTCGCGGTGGACCGGTCCTGGTCGTACCAGTACCGGACGGGGCTGGCCGACTTCATCCTCGTCGCCCTGGGCAGCCTCCTCGCGATCCTGGCCTGTGGGGTCCGGGTCCGCGGCGAGCGGCGCATGCTGCACATGCTGGACGTCGTCGAGACCACCCGGCGCACCGTGCTGCGCCCGATGCCGGCCGGCTGGGGCGGCCTCGACCACGCGGCCGTGTACCTGGCCGCCGACAGCGAGGCCAGGGTCGGCGGCGACTTCTACGACATCCAGCCCGGCCCCCGCGGCACCCGGCTGCTGCTCGGCGACGTCCAGGGCAAGGGACTCGGGGCGGTGGAGGCGGCGGCCGCGCTGCTCGGCACGTTCCGCGAGGCGGCCTTCCACGAGCCCGCCCTCGACACCGTCGCCGACCGGCTGGAGGTGCGCATGCTCCGGCACGTGCGCTACCGGGCGGCGCTCGGCCGTGACGACCGGGACCGTTTCGCCACCGGCATCCTGGTCGGCTTCCCCCAGGACGACCGGGACACCGTGGAGTTCGTCAACTTCGGCCACGAACCGCCGCTGGTGGTCGCCCCCGACGGCGTCCGCGACCTGCCGCCGGGCCACGGCCTGCCCCTGGGCCTCGCGGCCCTGACCGACGACCGGCCCCTCGTCCTGACGGCGGTGCTGGCCCCCGGCGAGACCCTGCTGCTGGTCACGGACGGCGTGACCGAGGCCCGTGACGCCGACGGAGTCTTCTTCCCGCTGCGCGACCGGGTGGCCGGCGCCCTCGCGGCCGACCCGGCGACCGCCGACCCGGAACGCCTCGTCGAACTCGTCCGCGACGGCACCCTGCGGCACTGCGGGGGGCACCTCTCCGACGACACGACGATCTTCGCGGTACGACGGCGGCCCGGCGGGGCCACCACGGGCGGCGGCATCGGGGGCATCGGCGGCCGGCGCCGGGGCGTTGGCCGGAGCGGCCGAGGCACGGGCGGCCGAGGCACGGGCGGCAGGGGGTGGAGGGGCGGCGGGAGCGCCGACGGCGGGGGCGGCGCCGGAAGCCGGCCATAG
- a CDS encoding aminotransferase-like domain-containing protein — translation MEDYRRIADRLAEDIAAGRLRSGEQLPPQRVFARRRGIAGSTAGRVYAELVRRGLVVGEVGRGTFVRAAPVPSGRALAEPPPELPGGPGPFGSPSGAVVNMELNYPVVPGQSELLAPALATLARPDLLTDALRTAPATGTPAAREAFAALLATPGWRPAPDRLAFAGNARQAVAAALASLVRPGGRVGVESLTYPLVKEIATRLGITPVPLATDEQGLRPEAVTAAHRSAPLAAVYVQPTLHNPTSATAGDTRRRELAAAARDADLPLVEDRIWSFLQDGRRGPAPLAAYAPERTHVVDGLSKRVAPGLTVGVLVVPPERVEAVGEALRSGAWTAGRFALEAAVRWIADGTVGRLVTAKRADAAARQRLVARHLAGFSVRADPHSYFAWWELPPPWRADTFTAAAAAHGIAVTPGSAFAAGSGVPDAVRLGLASAGPPELARALRTLAGVARTRP, via the coding sequence GTGGAGGACTACCGGCGCATCGCCGACCGGCTGGCCGAGGACATCGCCGCCGGGCGGCTCAGGTCCGGTGAACAGCTGCCTCCGCAGAGGGTGTTCGCGCGGCGGCGCGGTATCGCCGGGTCGACCGCCGGACGTGTCTACGCCGAACTGGTGCGGCGCGGGCTGGTGGTCGGCGAGGTCGGCCGCGGCACGTTCGTCCGGGCGGCCCCGGTCCCCTCGGGCCGCGCCCTCGCCGAACCGCCCCCGGAACTCCCGGGCGGACCGGGCCCGTTCGGCTCCCCGTCCGGCGCTGTCGTCAACATGGAGCTGAACTACCCGGTCGTCCCGGGGCAGTCGGAGCTGCTCGCTCCCGCCCTCGCCACGCTGGCGCGCCCGGACCTGCTCACGGACGCGCTGCGCACGGCGCCCGCCACCGGCACGCCCGCGGCCCGCGAGGCCTTCGCCGCCCTGCTCGCCACCCCGGGCTGGCGGCCCGCCCCGGACCGGCTGGCGTTCGCGGGCAACGCGCGCCAGGCCGTCGCCGCCGCACTCGCCTCCCTCGTCCGGCCGGGCGGCCGCGTCGGTGTCGAGTCACTGACGTATCCGCTGGTCAAGGAGATCGCGACACGGCTGGGCATCACGCCGGTCCCGCTGGCGACGGACGAACAGGGGCTGCGTCCGGAGGCGGTCACCGCGGCGCACCGCTCGGCGCCGCTCGCCGCCGTGTACGTCCAGCCGACCCTGCACAACCCGACGTCGGCGACGGCGGGCGACACCCGCCGCAGGGAGCTGGCCGCCGCCGCCAGGGACGCGGACCTCCCCCTCGTCGAGGACCGGATCTGGTCCTTCCTCCAGGACGGCCGGCGGGGCCCGGCGCCCCTGGCCGCGTACGCCCCGGAGCGCACCCATGTCGTCGACGGGCTCTCCAAGCGCGTCGCGCCCGGACTGACGGTGGGCGTGCTCGTGGTCCCGCCGGAGCGGGTCGAGGCCGTCGGGGAGGCCCTTCGCTCCGGGGCGTGGACGGCGGGGCGCTTCGCGCTGGAGGCCGCGGTCCGCTGGATCGCCGACGGGACGGTGGGGCGGCTGGTCACCGCCAAGCGCGCCGACGCGGCGGCCCGGCAGCGGCTCGTCGCCCGGCATCTCGCCGGGTTCTCCGTACGGGCCGACCCGCACTCGTACTTCGCCTGGTGGGAGCTGCCCCCGCCGTGGCGCGCCGACACCTTCACGGCGGCGGCAGCGGCGCACGGGATCGCCGTCACCCCGGGCTCCGCGTTCGCGGCCGGGAGCGGCGTGCCCGACGCGGTCAGGCTCGGACTTGCGTCGGCTGGTCCGCCGGAGCTTGCGCGGGCGCTGCGGACGCTCGCCGGCGTCGCCCGTACGCGGCCGTGA
- a CDS encoding caspase family protein, with protein sequence MDRFDPRGRVNRALLVGVSEYEFTRPEHRHGVPSPLPAVAHNLSLLAAALERGGVLGPGGVTVARSPALGEFRKALRAAVDDAEGLLLLYFAGHGAVPSAGDELWLQMRDAEVVRGGTAGFEGAAPFTNVLRILADSAAERIVVVLDCCNAGNAARVWEAVERPDLRRRVSVLMGVQANHRIDAGAGGTPTPFTARLVDLLTEGVEGEGDEIPFLALAEALRVYMSAHHRTERGEPWEPQCRTENPAVDVLLAVRPGATAPAGAEGGPLPGGAAGGSVRRGPVRRGPDDAAPLRPGALLDAAARAARTRVRSVRVALHRVRDRGGPRPPRQTGRWRPGWRRSRRTAVAVLALAVLAAAVLGLAGYLVLGHGASGGAPCAPPLELRLLTDPDLEPAVRKAADTYLTSETNTTGDGCRRSGITVYAAGSAAVVAGLRDQSDPWQRPVDDELDPQRDIGPQPDIWIPGTAATAARARPTGLRRSYVSLEPDAAPFAYSPVVLSVPQEIAEASVADRTGDSLAGLRRKLTRRDGSAEVRRADPAYTDSALLATVGLYGTGTPDVSRAEKGVEQTGPVSPTAGDLLCALPDDADTDRGTAALVPEFLMVSGVGCDRTTRTLRMAEYPDDVPALTPLFVRVRWKDGDADGAARDDAVRSFREWLTEPGGGSGDGKGHGGGLAVFGEEGFRSPSGAHALLSSRVPDSGLIADPGAAPGAAGADAMETALKRYRNANGPGRVLFLLDSSGSMADLWQGPGGAPGILKQSFAGLGDRDEYGVWSVASPGGRPYDEILTFGPHARQDAERTVDREAVVQDAEADPYAALGAAADTMARKGRDDSRPELIVLLTDDEDNDRLTAHGHLGELLGRLHDKGVPVVMAALDSGGCAKDGPGRRISEESGGRCLDTTGDLVADLRNEVARTGTGDE encoded by the coding sequence GTGGACCGCTTCGACCCGCGCGGACGAGTGAACCGGGCCCTGCTGGTCGGGGTGTCGGAGTACGAGTTCACGCGACCGGAGCACCGCCACGGCGTCCCGAGCCCGCTGCCCGCCGTCGCCCACAACCTGTCGCTGCTCGCCGCCGCGCTGGAGCGGGGCGGAGTGCTCGGGCCGGGCGGGGTCACCGTGGCGCGCTCCCCGGCGCTGGGGGAGTTCCGCAAGGCGCTGCGGGCGGCCGTCGACGACGCCGAGGGACTGCTCCTGCTCTACTTCGCCGGACACGGCGCCGTGCCCAGCGCGGGCGACGAGCTGTGGCTGCAGATGCGTGACGCGGAGGTCGTCCGGGGCGGGACGGCCGGGTTCGAGGGGGCCGCCCCCTTCACCAACGTGCTGAGGATCCTCGCCGACAGCGCGGCGGAGCGGATCGTCGTCGTCCTCGACTGTTGCAACGCGGGCAACGCGGCCCGCGTGTGGGAGGCGGTGGAGCGCCCCGACCTCAGACGGCGCGTCTCCGTGCTCATGGGCGTGCAGGCCAACCACCGCATCGACGCGGGGGCCGGCGGCACCCCCACGCCCTTCACGGCCCGGCTGGTGGATCTGCTGACGGAGGGCGTGGAGGGGGAGGGTGACGAGATTCCCTTCCTGGCCCTGGCGGAGGCCCTCCGGGTGTACATGTCCGCCCATCACCGCACCGAGCGCGGAGAGCCCTGGGAGCCGCAGTGCCGCACGGAGAACCCGGCGGTGGACGTGCTGCTGGCGGTCCGCCCCGGGGCCACCGCGCCCGCCGGGGCCGAAGGGGGCCCGCTGCCCGGCGGCGCGGCCGGCGGATCGGTCCGCCGCGGGCCGGTCCGCCGCGGGCCGGACGACGCGGCCCCGCTCCGGCCCGGCGCCCTGCTCGACGCGGCGGCCCGCGCCGCGCGGACCCGCGTCCGTTCGGTCCGGGTGGCGCTCCACCGCGTCCGGGACCGGGGCGGTCCGCGCCCGCCCCGCCAGACGGGGCGGTGGCGCCCGGGGTGGCGCCGTTCCCGCCGCACCGCCGTCGCCGTCCTGGCCCTCGCCGTTCTGGCCGCCGCCGTCCTGGGCCTCGCCGGCTACCTGGTCCTCGGCCACGGCGCGTCCGGCGGGGCGCCCTGTGCCCCGCCGCTGGAACTGCGCCTGCTCACCGACCCCGACCTGGAGCCGGCCGTCCGCAAGGCGGCCGACACCTACCTCACCTCGGAGACGAACACCACCGGCGACGGCTGCCGGCGCAGCGGGATCACCGTGTACGCCGCCGGTTCGGCGGCCGTCGTGGCGGGCCTGCGCGACCAGTCGGACCCCTGGCAGCGGCCGGTCGACGACGAGCTCGACCCGCAGCGCGACATCGGGCCCCAGCCCGACATCTGGATACCGGGCACCGCGGCGACGGCCGCCCGGGCGCGTCCCACCGGGCTCCGGCGCAGCTATGTGTCGCTGGAGCCGGACGCCGCGCCCTTCGCGTACTCGCCGGTGGTGCTGTCCGTGCCGCAGGAGATCGCCGAGGCATCGGTGGCCGACCGCACCGGCGACTCGCTCGCGGGTCTGCGGCGGAAACTGACGCGGCGGGACGGCAGTGCCGAGGTACGGCGCGCGGACCCGGCGTACACGGACTCCGCGCTGCTGGCGACGGTCGGCCTGTACGGCACCGGGACGCCCGACGTGAGCCGGGCCGAGAAGGGCGTGGAGCAGACCGGGCCGGTCTCTCCCACCGCCGGTGACCTGCTCTGCGCGCTGCCCGACGACGCGGACACCGACCGGGGGACGGCGGCTCTGGTGCCGGAGTTCCTGATGGTGAGCGGTGTCGGCTGCGACCGGACGACGCGCACGCTGCGGATGGCCGAGTACCCCGACGACGTGCCGGCCCTCACGCCGCTCTTCGTACGGGTCCGGTGGAAGGACGGCGACGCCGACGGCGCGGCGCGGGACGACGCGGTCCGGTCCTTCCGCGAGTGGCTCACGGAGCCGGGCGGCGGGAGCGGTGACGGGAAGGGACACGGCGGAGGGCTCGCGGTCTTCGGCGAGGAGGGATTCCGTTCCCCGTCCGGGGCCCATGCCCTGCTCTCCTCGCGGGTCCCGGACTCCGGGCTGATCGCCGACCCCGGAGCGGCTCCCGGGGCGGCGGGCGCCGACGCGATGGAGACGGCCCTGAAGCGGTACCGCAACGCCAACGGGCCGGGCCGGGTGCTGTTCCTGCTGGACAGTTCCGGGTCCATGGCCGACCTCTGGCAGGGGCCGGGCGGCGCCCCCGGCATCCTGAAGCAGTCGTTCGCCGGGCTCGGCGACCGGGACGAGTACGGGGTGTGGTCCGTCGCCTCGCCGGGCGGCCGCCCCTACGACGAGATCCTTACGTTCGGCCCGCACGCGCGGCAGGACGCCGAGCGCACGGTCGACCGCGAGGCCGTCGTCCAGGACGCGGAGGCCGATCCGTACGCCGCGCTCGGGGCCGCGGCAGACACCATGGCCCGCAAGGGCAGGGACGACAGCCGTCCCGAGCTGATCGTCCTCCTCACGGACGACGAGGACAACGACCGCCTGACCGCGCACGGTCACCTCGGCGAACTGCTCGGACGGCTCCACGACAAGGGGGTTCCGGTGGTCATGGCGGCCCTGGACAGCGGCGGCTGCGCCAAGGACGGTCCCGGCCGGCGGATCTCCGAGGAGAGCGGCGGCCGTTGCCTCGACACCACGGGCGATCTCGTGGCCGACCTGCGGAACGAGGTAGCGCGCACGGGAACGGGGGACGAGTGA
- a CDS encoding extracellular solute-binding protein codes for MHGSAAARRVHGCATALVLLLTAACTGGGPTPSGAPVSPGGPGDIIVASGRDVTGKGGVRQQLIDAWNARQDKERTGVHARLVELPGSADEQRSQLLGALQSRGAEYDVVNLDVTWVPEFAAAHLISPLRADMLDGDMIKSVADTARWDGKVFAVPFNSDVGLLYYRRDYLEQAHIRDTDLSRGVGWQRLRELTDAVEAPGARRPPDYEKGWTTQLGPYEGRTVNGVEAFLSAADGVALTDDRGRYTATVAELTEGVAELRARAQPAYTLGDASRSDETESLTDFADGRTAFLRHWPYAYRTLHQSLGEAQVGVAPLPGRAVLGGQNLAVTTQSPRRAAKAKELIRFLTGERSERCLLDAGFAATRESAYQDDGVTCGTAAAPGASPASPSASPTAESADRMPRDDQGRPRYARTILLPALRRAVQRPRTPLYGAFTQTFATELGKLFGEDPPGDAELAAVLDRALRRVLPDR; via the coding sequence GTGCACGGAAGCGCGGCGGCCCGGCGGGTCCACGGGTGCGCGACCGCCCTGGTGCTCCTGCTGACCGCCGCGTGCACCGGCGGCGGACCCACGCCCTCCGGCGCACCCGTCTCCCCGGGCGGCCCCGGGGACATCATCGTGGCCAGCGGGCGGGACGTGACGGGCAAGGGCGGCGTCCGGCAGCAGCTGATCGACGCGTGGAACGCCCGGCAGGACAAGGAGCGCACCGGGGTCCACGCCCGGCTGGTCGAACTCCCCGGCTCCGCCGACGAACAGCGCAGCCAGCTCCTGGGCGCGCTGCAGTCGCGCGGCGCGGAGTACGACGTCGTCAACCTCGACGTGACCTGGGTGCCGGAGTTCGCCGCCGCGCACCTGATCAGCCCGCTGCGCGCGGACATGCTCGACGGCGACATGATCAAGTCGGTGGCGGACACGGCCCGTTGGGACGGGAAGGTCTTCGCCGTGCCGTTCAACAGCGACGTCGGCCTGCTCTACTACCGTCGCGACTACCTGGAGCAGGCCCACATCCGGGACACCGACCTGAGCCGGGGGGTCGGCTGGCAGCGGCTGCGGGAGCTCACCGACGCCGTCGAGGCACCGGGCGCGCGGCGGCCGCCGGACTACGAGAAGGGCTGGACCACGCAGCTGGGTCCCTACGAGGGCCGTACGGTCAACGGCGTCGAGGCGTTCCTGTCCGCCGCCGACGGTGTCGCCCTCACCGACGACCGGGGCCGCTACACCGCGACCGTGGCGGAGCTGACCGAGGGGGTGGCGGAACTGCGCGCCCGTGCCCAGCCCGCGTACACACTGGGCGACGCGTCCCGCTCCGACGAGACCGAGTCGCTCACCGACTTCGCCGACGGCCGTACGGCGTTCCTGCGCCACTGGCCGTACGCGTACCGCACCCTGCACCAGTCGCTCGGCGAGGCGCAGGTCGGCGTGGCCCCGCTGCCGGGCCGTGCGGTGCTGGGCGGCCAGAACCTCGCGGTGACCACGCAGTCGCCGCGGCGGGCCGCGAAGGCGAAGGAACTGATCCGCTTCCTCACCGGCGAACGGAGTGAACGCTGCCTGCTCGACGCGGGGTTCGCGGCCACCCGGGAGTCCGCCTACCAGGACGACGGGGTGACCTGCGGCACGGCCGCCGCACCCGGCGCCTCCCCCGCCTCTCCGTCGGCGTCGCCGACCGCGGAGAGCGCCGACCGCATGCCGCGCGACGATCAGGGCCGTCCCCGGTACGCGCGCACCATCCTGCTGCCCGCGCTGCGACGCGCCGTGCAGCGTCCCCGCACTCCGCTCTACGGGGCCTTCACGCAGACCTTCGCCACCGAACTGGGCAAGCTGTTCGGCGAGGACCCGCCGGGCGACGCGGAACTGGCCGCCGTACTCGACAGGGCGCTCAGGCGGGTCCTTCCGGACCGTTGA
- a CDS encoding alpha/beta fold hydrolase, with protein MAPFLAYEDKGDVAASALPLVLIHGHPFDRTMWAPQIAAFSAGRRVIAPDLRGYGASPVVPGVTLLSAFAEDVVALLDDLGVTTCVLAGLSMGGQIAMECYRLFPERIRALVLADTFPAAETPKGRRSRAATADRLLREGMAGYADEVLHRMVAPYADARVADRVHRMMTGTPAEGAAAALRGRALRPDYRDLLTRVGVPALVVVGADDTFTPVHDAEAMHAALPDSTLRVIASAAHLPNLERPEEFNEALAAFLARLDASTPVPSGAQGT; from the coding sequence ATGGCACCCTTCCTCGCATACGAGGACAAAGGGGATGTCGCCGCGTCGGCGCTACCCCTCGTCCTGATCCACGGCCACCCCTTCGACCGCACCATGTGGGCTCCCCAGATCGCCGCCTTCTCGGCCGGCCGCCGGGTGATCGCACCCGATCTGCGCGGCTACGGCGCCTCGCCGGTGGTCCCGGGCGTCACCCTCCTGTCCGCCTTCGCCGAGGACGTCGTGGCACTCCTCGACGACCTCGGCGTCACCACGTGCGTCCTCGCCGGGCTCTCCATGGGCGGCCAGATCGCCATGGAGTGCTACCGGCTGTTCCCGGAGCGGATCCGCGCGCTGGTGCTGGCCGACACCTTCCCGGCGGCGGAGACTCCGAAGGGCCGGCGGTCCCGGGCCGCGACGGCGGACCGGCTGCTGCGCGAGGGCATGGCGGGATACGCCGACGAGGTGCTGCACCGGATGGTCGCCCCGTACGCCGACGCGCGCGTCGCGGACCGGGTGCACCGGATGATGACCGGCACGCCGGCCGAGGGCGCCGCGGCGGCCCTGCGCGGGCGGGCGCTCCGCCCCGACTACCGTGACCTGCTGACCCGGGTCGGCGTCCCGGCACTCGTCGTGGTCGGCGCGGACGACACGTTCACCCCGGTCCACGACGCGGAGGCGATGCACGCGGCACTGCCCGATTCCACGCTGCGCGTGATCGCCTCGGCCGCCCACCTGCCGAACCTGGAACGCCCCGAGGAGTTCAACGAGGCACTGGCCGCCTTCCTCGCCCGCCTCGACGCCTCCACCCCGGTCCCCTCCGGGGCACAGGGGACATGA
- a CDS encoding NAD(P)-dependent oxidoreductase: MKLVLFGATGMVGSRIATEAAERGHQVLAVSRSGRSPVPGVTATAADAADDAKVAELAAGADAVASACVPPRDGPDLTGPFLTLNRALVDGTRAAGVARLVVVGGAGSLEVAPGQELADQPGFPEPVLAEALAHREALTYYRTVDDLDWTYVSPAADIGPGRRTGRFRTDGDRLLTDDHGNSRISAEDYAVAFVDELETPTHPRGRMSVAY, encoded by the coding sequence ATGAAGCTCGTACTCTTCGGCGCCACCGGCATGGTCGGCAGCCGGATCGCCACGGAGGCGGCGGAGCGCGGTCATCAGGTCCTGGCGGTCAGCAGGTCCGGGCGGTCCCCGGTCCCCGGGGTCACCGCCACCGCCGCGGACGCGGCCGACGACGCCAAAGTGGCCGAACTGGCCGCGGGCGCCGACGCGGTCGCCTCGGCGTGCGTGCCGCCGAGGGACGGGCCGGACCTCACGGGTCCCTTCCTCACCCTCAACCGGGCGCTCGTGGACGGCACCCGCGCGGCGGGCGTCGCCCGGCTCGTGGTCGTCGGCGGCGCGGGCAGCCTGGAGGTCGCGCCCGGACAGGAACTCGCGGACCAGCCGGGTTTCCCCGAGCCCGTGCTCGCCGAGGCGCTCGCCCACCGCGAGGCCCTCACCTACTACCGCACCGTCGACGACCTCGACTGGACCTACGTCTCGCCCGCCGCGGACATCGGCCCCGGCCGGCGCACGGGCCGGTTCCGGACCGACGGCGACCGGCTGCTCACCGACGACCACGGCAACAGCCGGATCAGCGCCGAGGACTACGCCGTCGCCTTCGTCGACGAGCTGGAGACGCCCACCCACCCGCGTGGCCGGATGTCGGTGGCGTACTGA